A genomic segment from Mobula hypostoma chromosome 20, sMobHyp1.1, whole genome shotgun sequence encodes:
- the LOC134359338 gene encoding microsomal glutathione S-transferase 1-like, which yields MSELIQSDVFLAYSTYACIVLVKMMLMSPLTAYFRVTRGAFANPEDARHHGGDEEARKKLLKTDPDVERVRRCHRNDLENIVPFIGIGLLYTLTEPDLTTALLHFRIFVGSRIFHSIAYVLPLPQPSRGLSWMLGFGVTFSMAYRVLKAGLYL from the exons ATGTCCGAGTTAATTCAAAGCGATGTTTTCCTCGCCTACTCCACGTACGCCTGTATCGTGCTAGTGAAGATGATGCTAATGTCACCCCTGACCGCTTATTTCAGGGTGACTCGTGGG GCCTTTGCCAACCCTGAAGATGCGCGACATCATGGCGGCGATGAAGAAGCCAGGAAAAAGCTGCTGAAGACTGATCCGGATGTGGAGCGTGTGAGAAG ATGTCACCGGAATGACCTGGAGAATATTGTTCCATTTATTGGCATCGGACTCCTGTACACGCTGACAGAGCCAGACCTGACCACTGCTCTACTGCACTTCAGAATCTTTGTTGGTTCCAGGATCTTCCACAGTATTGCTTACgtgcttcctctcccccagccCTCACGAGGTTTGAGCTGGATGCTGGGTTTCGGAGTTACCTTTTCAATGGCTTACAGAGTGCTGAAGGCAGGGTTGTACCTTTGA